From the genome of Terriglobia bacterium:
GGGAATGATCGCCGGACCGGTCTTAAGCACAACGCCCGCCGTCACGATCGGAGCCAGCACCGACGTTACGACCGTCGGGGTGTTCTGGCCGGCTGTGATCAGCAGGTTGTTTCCCGGGCTGACCGACACGGTGGCGACGACGGACGTCGCGCCGCTCCCGGCCAGGCCAATGAGCACACCGGTTAAGGTGTAGTTGCAGGTAGAACCAGCGACGCCAGTACCGACGGCAGGCAACTGGATAACCACCGAACCGGAGGCGTTGCTAACCGTGACAGATGTCGGGTTCAGGCAACCGGCAACGTTCGGGTCGACGACGGAAATCAGCTTTGTCGCGTTATAGGCCGGGGCCAACGGAACAGTGGTCGTGTCGTTTGTTATCGGCACGCCGTAGCTGACCGTGATCGTCGCTCCTGCCGTGCTGGCCGCGGCACCAGTCTCCGTACATTGGAACGTGATGTCGCCCGCGGGCTCCGTCAAACCGGTGTTGGAATCGCGGCTGACAGGCGTGCTAGCTACGTTGCAGCTAACCTGTGCAAACGCTGTGCTGGCGACTCCCAGGAACAGGAGTGCGACAAACACAGGCAAAATATTTTTCAATCTCAACATTTCTTCTTGTTCTCCTTAATTGTGAACAGTGAACACGTTTGTACATCGTCCTGCCAGACGCAAATTGCAGCCGGCATTCAGAACAACAAAACCTCAGCGAAAAACCATGTGGACCCCAGGCGCGGTCGACGTTCGGGTTTGGAACCAGCGCTGGATGCTTTCCCGAACGATTCAATTTGATGCATCTTCCATGGAACTAACGACATGCATCAAACTGATAAACCTAACATGTGGGTATACCCATGTCAATCGCTAAGCTACCTCGACTCGCATGCAAGTGCCTGCGGGCAAAGGCAGCAAGCCGGGCTGAGCATTGCAAGTGTGCCGCCAAAGGGGAAAGACTTTTACATTGTTGAAAATGAAGGACAGGCTGCGGACGCAGGTCCGGCAAGCGTGAGTTATTTCTACTCAGTTGATGCAACTCATGCGTTAGAAACGACTCACTGCACCCCGTTTCGTTGAACCCGGCCGACAGCGGTTCTGGATTCCGGGAGTCCGGTAGCGATGTTGTATCCGCTAAAGCTATAAGTAATCCGGCGCTCCGATCGGCTGAGCGGGGATCCGGCTTTCAGGCTCGAAACGGTCAAAACAGCCGGCGCGCTCCGGCTGAGTGTCAAATATTTCAAGAAGGGTGCGGTCGACGAGATACCTAATCGGGCCTGCAGGTCGGTGGCATCATCGAAAATCCGGTCGGCTCGAGCCGCGAGGATCGCCTCGACCTGGGATTCGCTCAAACCCGGAATCGATCGCAACACGAGATCCGGCGCAAAGTTTGCATTGATGAGGCTTCCCGCACCTGCGGATGTAATATACGCATCGAGCCCGGGCCGCAGCGAGGCTGTACCGTTTTGTTGCGACGCTTTCAACTGGAAGTCTGCTGAACTTATACCCCGGATCAGCGGGGCATCCGCGAGGCCAAGACCGCCGTTTCGCGGGACATAGTTGAGCGGAGCATAATAGGGCGCTTCGGCGCCATTGGCTCGGACATCATTGTCGGCATCCCGCCAATCTTCGATCGCGGCGCTGATGGCCTGCCCGTTCGTAAAGTCGCCGGTCCACAGCGCGAAAAAGTTGGTGAGGACTTCCGGCGGAGCGCTGCTCAGATCCAGCTTGCCGTTGTCGCTCTCGAAATAAATATCCACGGCGCCCGCCGCAAGTTGCGCGCGATACTGAAATCCGGGCCGGACCACCTCGAGCGGAAGGCCCGCCATCGCATCCGCAGTTTTTGGCAAACTGCGGGCTTGAAGAAATGCTGCGAATTCCTGGCCGGAGCGCGCCAGTTGCTCGGCCTGGAGTCCGTTCCAGTCGGCGGCATCGATTCTCGCTTCCGTCTGGACGGAAGCTGCAAGTCCGAGCGCGATCGCGCTGAGAACCATCAATGCGGCCATGACTGCGAGCAGGGCAATGCCCTCGGAGTTTCGACTCATCGAAGTACCAGCCCGGTTGCGGACGCTGCCGCATAATCGAGGGGAATCACAGCTTGAACATCATTCTTTGGCGGTATGGCGCAGCTGAGGCGGACCGCTCTTGGAAGAACAGGATTTGCCGGGAAATGCCACGCCTGCACCCAGACCGCAGGCCTGTTCGGCTGCGCATCGGTCAGGAAACCGAAAGCGCAGGAATCGCCGCGCAGAACGGTATCGTGCCAGTAGACCGACGGATCAGGAGCGTTGTCCGGAGGCAGAATGCGGCGCTCTTCCACCTTCAATTCTCCGGATGCCCATTGAATCGTCACCCATCGCGGCACTCCATCAGGTCCGTCCTTGAAGCTGGTACGGCTGAGGAAACGAAGACTTGAAGCTGTGCCGTCGAAGGCGAGCGGCGAAACCGTTCTTTCGCTAGTCCTGACGGTATAGCTCATCGGCAGCGCGCCTCGAATCTGGTCATTCAGAACATCGAGAACCACGCGGGAACGGTGCAGCCTTTCGATATGAGCGCCGCCCTTGTCCCACATCGCCAGACCTGAACGTGTGGCCGAGAGAACGATGACGCCGACCATGGCCATGATCGTTATCGATACAAGAACTTCAATGAGCGTGAACCCGGCCCGCGAATTGTCTTTATTGCAAAGCACGTAATTGCTCTTCCAGCCCGGGAACCGGTGTGTTGACCGGCCTCACGAAGCGGTACGTTTCGATGGTCCGGCGCTGAAGCCCGGCCGGGGCATCCCATTCGAGCCGCAACTCGACACGTACAACGGCAGCCTGCAATTGATCCGTCGGAAGGATGTACGACTGCACTTCCAGCCGCCAGCGGGTTCCGTCTTTGAAGATTCCGCTCGCGTTATCCCCCGGCTTCAACTGCTGGACAAGATCCAGTTCCGCGAGCAGGTTCCGGGTGAACATCTCGCGCCGCTGGACATCTTCGATTTTTGTAATGTTGCGCGCAGATTGAGACATTCCAGCGAACACCGCCGAGAACCCGATGCCGAGGATCGTCATCGCCACGATCACTTCGATCAGGGTGAATCCGGCAGACCCGCGCGAGCGCTTCACAGCGCGGCTCCGAAGCTGACGGTGATTCCACTGAGGAGATCCGTCTTAATCGCGATCCTCCGGCCGCGTTCGTTCTGCAGCTCCAACGCCTCCGCGCCCAGGATTTGTCCGGATGGCAGGAAGACGAAAGCCGGAAGGTTGTGATTCACGGGCGTAACGGCGGCAGGCAGGGTGTATGACGCCACAGGCTTGGACGACTTCCAGAACTGGAAGACATGATCGGAATACGTCATCTCTACCGGAGACTGATCCGCCCGGGCCACCGCCTGCGCCCTTCGAAGCTGCGATGCGAGTTCTGTCGCCGTGGTTTGAAGCGTAATGGTGTCGAATCGGCGCACAACCGCAGGACCGACAATGCTTCCGATCATGGCGATCAACACCATGACGACCAGCATCTCGATCAGCGTGATCCCGCGGTTAGCACTCCTTCTCACAGCTGGAAAGACGCTTAAGAGACGTAAAAAGACGATTTACTTGATTTTTTTAAGCTCTGTGAGTTCGTCGCGGCGGTCTTTGACTTCACAAGTGGCGGGGTCCGGAACAATATGTGAAATAACCGCAACAATCGTTTCGGGCTGAACGACGGTGACATTCCAATTGGTGTCAAACCGGCACTCCTTCTCGGGCAGCTTTGCGACGAAGTAGCCGGCGCCGGCATAGGTATTCACTTCACCGGCGTTCTTCAGGTCCACTTCGTATTTGAGATAGACGGGATTCGAACCCTCCACGAGTTTCACCTTCAGATTGGAATCTGTCAGTCTCAAATCAAATTTCGTCCCGCTGTCCGATTGCCACACGCCATTGGGATCATTTTTGGCCTGCGGCGGCCGGTCCGCCGCCTGGGGAGCTAAAAGCATTAAAAGAAGGAGAAATACGGCCTGCATAGGCGCGGATTGTAACACGGGCGGGATTATCGCGAGTGATCGAGGGCGGCTAACTCTTCTGTGGCCGTGAAGGTTTATACGGGTAGTACTCGACGGCACCGGGGACATCCGGGAGGCGACGGCGACGGGACGCGCGTGCGGAGCCGAACGCATTTGTCCAACGCATTGAGGCTTATTCCGGCCTATTTCTTAATGAGCCGGAATGTACTTTAACTGCAAGCTGGCGTGCAAGACTTCTGCTACAGACATTTTGCGAATATTGTGTTTCATCGGGGAGAGCATGTTCAGGCAGAGCGGATGGGGCCTTCAGCCCCATCCGCGAGCCGCGACGCGTTAGATGACCATACGCGTCGCGGAGTCGGACCATTCGGTATAGCCGAGCAGACCGTACGCGCGGACTTGAATCGCGTACGTTGTTCCCGGCGTCAGGCCGCTTATCGAAGCAGCGGACTTGACGTTCGGAACCATCTGCGCCAACCACGCCGTGGGTGTGGCGCCGCCCGGTCCTGCCGGCCCGTAATGCAGTTCGTAGGATTTAGCGCCACGAACCTTTGTTATCGAGACCAACAGTTGACCGGACGTGCCCTGGTCGAGGAACAGGATCATCGGCTGATCCAGCGGCTGCGCGGGAGTGCGCGTGCTGGATCGCGGCTGAAGACCACTGGACAGGAAGATATTCATATCATCCTTACAGTTGAGCTCCACATACGCCGCCAATTGCCGGATCGCATGGATCACCACCATGCCTTGCGTATTGCGCAGCGTGATGGCTTTCCTGCCGCCGTCCTTCGCGTCCGCGATGGAAGCGGCATAGGAGTCCAGATCCGCCTTGAAGACATTGAGATCGATCGGCGCATTCGGTAGATTCGAATTGCCGGTCAAACCCTTCAACAAGGCCTGACCCTGTGAGAGGACCAGTTCGGGCAGCGCTTTTGTCAAACCAAGCGCCGCCTTGATGAGTTTCGGTACCATTGCCATTGTCGTTTACCTCCTTTCTTTGAAATTGCAGACGGCATATCTATAGCACGAGACATACCAAACGCGTTGCGTCGGGTTTCCTTTCATTTTCAATTGCTTGCGTTTTGGCGCGAATTGTGGAAACTGTGCCGGAAATGAAACATGTTTCGCTTCCGGCACACTCGGCTCGTTCATTGCCGAATAACCGGCCGCTGATCGGCACCAGCGAAGCGCTCGAAAGACTGCGCGCCGACATTGGAATCACGGCGCCGACAAATATGACGGTATTGATTCAGGGCGAGAGAGGAACGGGCAAAGAGCTGGTTGCCCGCGAGATCCACATGCAGAGCAACCGCGCCAGCGGGCCGTTCATCCGCGTGAATTGCGCGAGCCTGCCGGAAACGCTGGTCGAAACCGAGCTTTTCGGCTGCGAAAAGGGCGCCTTCACCAATGCCGAGTTCAGGAAGGGCCGCTTCGAACAGGCCGATGGCGGAACACTTCTGCTCGATGAAGTGGGCGAACTCAGTCTGATCGCTCAGCCGAAATTGCTCCGTGTACTGGAAACCCGCGAAGTCGATAGAGTCGGCGGGCAACGGCCAATACCCATCGACTTCCGCCTTATCGTTTCGACCAACCGGGACCTGGCGGAAATGGCCCGCGCCCATCAGTTTCGCGAAGACCTGTACGACCGCTTGACCATGGATATCGTCCGCACGCCGCCACTGCGCGAACGGCTCGATGACATTCCGATCCTCCGCCGAATATCTGATCCCGCTGTATGTACTCGAGGCCAAGCGCGTTGTAACGGGTGTTTCACAACCGGTTCTCGATCGGTTCCAGACCTACTCGTGGCCCGGCAACATCAGAGAATTCGAGAATGTGATCCGGCGGGCGGTCTTCAGGGCGGACGGAAACCATCCAGTTGGAAGATTTACCGCCGGATTTCGCGGAAAAAACGGTGGCGGCGCCGGCCAAACTGGGGAATTTTCACCAGCTCATGGACGAGTACTCGCGCCAGATCCTTCTCGCCGCGATTGCGGAGTGCCGCGGCAACCGGACCTGCGCCGCAAGGCGACTCGGGCTGAGCCGGACACAATTCTACAGGCGACTCGGAATGTACGGATTGGACAGCGCCATCCAGGCCGAATCCGTTTAAACTCAACGAATTCTGAGAAAACGCCATCTTCTCGTTCTTGATTGCAACTCAATTCGAGAAGATGGCGTCTTCTCACTCTTTATCGCGATCACCTTCGGGAAGATGCCATCTTCTCACCCCCCATCGTGACCATCTTCGCGAAGATGCCGCCTTCCCGCTCTCCGTCAAGATCATCTTCGGGAAGATGCCGTCTCCTCATTCTTTATCGCAGCCATCTTCGAGGAAGCCGGACTTCTTCGCATCCCATCCGCGTGATCCGCGTCATCTGCGGCCGATTATCCCTGCCCGCCCGTGCTAGAATCCCGCTTTCGTGGCTAAGATACTGATCACCGGAGTTATGGGCACTCTTGGCCGGCCTTTGAAGCACGAACTGGAAAGGCGCGGCCACGACGTTTGGGGTATCGATCTCCAGCATCAGGCCGAGCAGAAATACTACCGGGCCGATGTTGCTTCCTACCGGCAATTGGAACGGGCGTTCGAGCAGAACTACGATTACGTCTATCATCTGGCGGCCGAGTTCGGACGTATCAACGGGGAGGAATATTACGACACCCTGTGGACGACGAACGTTATCGGCACCCGGAACCTGCTCGAGATTCAGAAGCGCGCCGGCTTCAAGTTGATTTTCGCGTCGTCATCCGAGATTTACGGCGACAAGCACAAGGACATTCTTTCCGAAGACATCCCGCTCAACCATTCGATCCTCCAGCACAACGATTACGCCACGACCAAATGGGTAAACGAGATTCAGATCATGAACTTCGAAAAGCGCTTCGGGAATCCGGTGGTGCGGTTGCGGTTCTTCAACGCCTACGGACCGGGCGAGTATTACCATAATTACCGGAGTGTCGTCTGCCTCTTCACGTATCGCGCGCTGAAGCGGCTCCCGTACGACGTCTATCTCGGCTATCATCGCGTCTTCATGTACATCGACGACTTCACTCCGACGCTGGCAAATGTAGCGGACAACTTCGTGGCGGGCGAAGTCTACAACATCGGCGGCGAAGAGTTCCGCGGCGTCAAGGAACTGAGCGATTTGATCCTGCAGAGGCTTCATATGGACGATTCGATCGTGAATTACCTTCCCGAAGACAAACACAACGTGCTGAACAAAAGACCCAACATCGAAAAGGCGCGGCAGGCCTTCGGACACAATCCCAAAATCACTCTGGAGGAAGGCGTTCCGGCCACGCTCGATTGGATGCGGTCGATTTATGCTGAGAAATGAGGATTCTTCTCGTTCACGAGGTGAACTACCTCTCGAAAACGATCTACGAATTCCAGATCCTTCCTGAAATTCTTTCGCTTCTCGGACACTCCGTCACGGTGGTCGATTACAACGATTCGTGGAAGAGCGAAACTGACGGCGCGGGATGGGTCTCGCAGCGGCAGGTTTATCCCGCCATCCACCGCGCCTACGATCGCGCGCGGATCAGCTTGTACCGTCCGGCGATGATTCGCGTTCCCCTTCTTTCGCGGATCTCCGGAGCCGTCAACGAAGGATTTGAAGTCGCGAGACTGCTGAGCCAGCGATCGTTCGACGCGGTCCTTCTTTATGGACTCCCCACCATCGGGATCCAGACGCTGCTCGCAGCTCGCGCATATGAAGTGCCCGTGGCGTTCCGGGCGATCGATGTGACACATGAGCTGGTTCCTCCAGCTCTCGAGCTTCCGACGCGGATGCTCGAAAGCATCGTCTTCAATAATGCCGATCTCAATATCGCGCTGACTCCGCTCCTTCGAAATTACATCCAGGAGTACGAGGTTCCCGATAGCCGGATGCGGCTGCTGCCGTCCGGCGTCGATACTGAAATGTTCTCGCCCGGACCAAAAACCAAAGACGATGGTCCGAT
Proteins encoded in this window:
- a CDS encoding prepilin-type N-terminal cleavage/methylation domain-containing protein: MLCNKDNSRAGFTLIEVLVSITIMAMVGVIVLSATRSGLAMWDKGGAHIERLHRSRVVLDVLNDQIRGALPMSYTVRTSERTVSPLAFDGTASSLRFLSRTSFKDGPDGVPRWVTIQWASGELKVEERRILPPDNAPDPSVYWHDTVLRGDSCAFGFLTDAQPNRPAVWVQAWHFPANPVLPRAVRLSCAIPPKNDVQAVIPLDYAAASATGLVLR
- a CDS encoding glycosyltransferase family 4 protein, with product MRILLVHEVNYLSKTIYEFQILPEILSLLGHSVTVVDYNDSWKSETDGAGWVSQRQVYPAIHRAYDRARISLYRPAMIRVPLLSRISGAVNEGFEVARLLSQRSFDAVLLYGLPTIGIQTLLAARAYEVPVAFRAIDVTHELVPPALELPTRMLESIVFNNADLNIALTPLLRNYIQEYEVPDSRMRLLPSGVDTEMFSPGPKTKDDGPIVLFMGTIYRFSGLDRVIQDWKNLLAVHPRAKLVILGAGEDQARLEGMAGENVIFPGLQPYSRLPEWIRSSDVCINPFELNGITEKILPTKLFQYLACGKPVVATKLPGTMPFLSGEENGIVYADTADTVNVLTQLLSDPERCARLGKCGTAAARRYDWVEIAKQMAVWLAELAADRTD
- a CDS encoding sigma-54 factor interaction domain-containing protein is translated as MKHVSLPAHSARSLPNNRPLIGTSEALERLRADIGITAPTNMTVLIQGERGTGKELVAREIHMQSNRASGPFIRVNCASLPETLVETELFGCEKGAFTNAEFRKGRFEQADGGTLLLDEVGELSLIAQPKLLRVLETREVDRVGGQRPIPIDFRLIVSTNRDLAEMARAHQFREDLYDRLTMDIVRTPPLRERLDDIPILRRISDPAVCTRGQARCNGCFTTGSRSVPDLLVARQHQRIRECDPAGGLQGGRKPSSWKIYRRISRKKRWRRRPNWGIFTSSWTSTRARSFSPRLRSAAATGPAPQGDSG
- a CDS encoding NAD(P)-dependent oxidoreductase, translating into MAKILITGVMGTLGRPLKHELERRGHDVWGIDLQHQAEQKYYRADVASYRQLERAFEQNYDYVYHLAAEFGRINGEEYYDTLWTTNVIGTRNLLEIQKRAGFKLIFASSSEIYGDKHKDILSEDIPLNHSILQHNDYATTKWVNEIQIMNFEKRFGNPVVRLRFFNAYGPGEYYHNYRSVVCLFTYRALKRLPYDVYLGYHRVFMYIDDFTPTLANVADNFVAGEVYNIGGEEFRGVKELSDLILQRLHMDDSIVNYLPEDKHNVLNKRPNIEKARQAFGHNPKITLEEGVPATLDWMRSIYAEK
- a CDS encoding type II secretion system protein, with the translated sequence MKRSRGSAGFTLIEVIVAMTILGIGFSAVFAGMSQSARNITKIEDVQRREMFTRNLLAELDLVQQLKPGDNASGIFKDGTRWRLEVQSYILPTDQLQAAVVRVELRLEWDAPAGLQRRTIETYRFVRPVNTPVPGLEEQLRALQ
- a CDS encoding fibronectin type III domain-containing protein, coding for MAMVPKLIKAALGLTKALPELVLSQGQALLKGLTGNSNLPNAPIDLNVFKADLDSYAASIADAKDGGRKAITLRNTQGMVVIHAIRQLAAYVELNCKDDMNIFLSSGLQPRSSTRTPAQPLDQPMILFLDQGTSGQLLVSITKVRGAKSYELHYGPAGPGGATPTAWLAQMVPNVKSAASISGLTPGTTYAIQVRAYGLLGYTEWSDSATRMVI
- a CDS encoding type II secretion system protein GspK; amino-acid sequence: MSRNSEGIALLAVMAALMVLSAIALGLAASVQTEARIDAADWNGLQAEQLARSGQEFAAFLQARSLPKTADAMAGLPLEVVRPGFQYRAQLAAGAVDIYFESDNGKLDLSSAPPEVLTNFFALWTGDFTNGQAISAAIEDWRDADNDVRANGAEAPYYAPLNYVPRNGGLGLADAPLIRGISSADFQLKASQQNGTASLRPGLDAYITSAGAGSLINANFAPDLVLRSIPGLSESQVEAILAARADRIFDDATDLQARLGISSTAPFLKYLTLSRSAPAVLTVSSLKAGSPLSRSERRITYSFSGYNIATGLPESRTAVGRVQRNGVQ
- a CDS encoding prepilin-type N-terminal cleavage/methylation domain-containing protein; the encoded protein is MRRSANRGITLIEMLVVMVLIAMIGSIVGPAVVRRFDTITLQTTATELASQLRRAQAVARADQSPVEMTYSDHVFQFWKSSKPVASYTLPAAVTPVNHNLPAFVFLPSGQILGAEALELQNERGRRIAIKTDLLSGITVSFGAAL